The Salinibacterium sp. M195 genome includes a window with the following:
- a CDS encoding aminotransferase class IV: MVREPSDSFAAGAAYIGGSIVPIGQAAIPILDLGFLHSDATYDVVHVWNGRFFRLDDHLDRFERGMTKLRMSLPIDRERIRELLHDCVRASGLDNAYVELICTRGMAAPGSRDPRDCVNQFYAFAVPFAWVANAEQRERGLSLHVSSVQRIAQESVDPTVKNYHWLDLVQGLYDAFDHGAETALLSDAAGNVVEGPGFNVFAVIAGALVTPKVGVLQGITRRTALEIGAEFESDLGLRVEERALSYEELLGASEVFVTSTAGGIMPVTLVDGRAIGAGIPGPVTQKFTARYWKMHEDIRYSEAIR, translated from the coding sequence ATGGTGAGAGAACCGTCGGACTCGTTCGCTGCAGGAGCCGCCTATATCGGAGGGTCGATCGTGCCGATTGGGCAAGCGGCGATCCCTATTCTTGATTTAGGATTTCTTCATTCTGACGCCACTTATGATGTCGTTCATGTGTGGAATGGCCGTTTTTTTCGGCTCGATGATCACCTCGACCGCTTCGAGCGCGGAATGACGAAACTTCGGATGTCGCTGCCGATAGACCGGGAACGAATTCGAGAACTTCTGCACGACTGTGTTCGGGCATCCGGTCTCGACAACGCTTATGTTGAGCTGATTTGCACGCGGGGGATGGCTGCTCCGGGGTCGAGGGATCCGCGCGACTGTGTCAACCAGTTTTATGCGTTCGCGGTGCCTTTTGCCTGGGTCGCAAATGCTGAACAGCGCGAGCGGGGGCTCTCACTGCATGTCAGCAGCGTGCAGCGAATCGCCCAGGAATCTGTCGACCCCACTGTGAAGAACTACCACTGGCTTGATCTGGTTCAGGGGCTTTACGACGCTTTCGATCATGGCGCCGAGACTGCCTTGCTCTCGGATGCCGCTGGCAACGTCGTCGAGGGCCCAGGGTTCAATGTGTTCGCAGTTATCGCTGGCGCACTCGTGACACCGAAAGTCGGGGTATTGCAGGGGATCACCCGTCGGACAGCTCTAGAGATAGGGGCCGAGTTCGAGTCGGATCTTGGATTGCGGGTCGAGGAGCGCGCGCTGTCGTATGAGGAGCTACTGGGGGCAAGTGAGGTATTCGTTACGAGCACGGCAGGCGGAATCATGCCAGTCACTCTTGTCGATGGTCGCGCAATCGGCGCCGGAATTCCCGGACCAGTTACGCAGAAGTTCACTGCTCGCTACTGGAAAATGCATGAGGACATTCGCTACTCAGAAGCGATTCGCTGA
- a CDS encoding nitroreductase family deazaflavin-dependent oxidoreductase, with amino-acid sequence MSRSRKFSDVVMKLMNFVHRAVLALSGGRLGWTLGNMPSLELHTTGRVSGIRRSTMLTAPVHGNGRWVIVASKGGDDRDPLWYRNLQANPDAEITVRGRTLNVHTHTASPAEKAELWPQIVAANARYAEYQTKTTRDIPVVICEER; translated from the coding sequence ATGAGTCGAAGCCGAAAATTCAGCGATGTGGTCATGAAGTTGATGAACTTCGTACACCGTGCAGTGCTCGCCCTTTCCGGTGGTCGCCTCGGCTGGACCCTCGGCAACATGCCCTCACTGGAGCTCCACACCACGGGTCGGGTTTCGGGCATCCGTCGGTCAACAATGCTCACGGCGCCTGTGCACGGCAACGGACGCTGGGTCATCGTGGCGTCAAAAGGCGGCGACGACCGCGACCCGCTCTGGTACCGCAATCTGCAGGCGAATCCGGATGCCGAAATCACTGTGCGCGGACGCACCCTGAACGTGCACACCCACACCGCCAGCCCCGCCGAGAAGGCAGAGCTGTGGCCGCAGATCGTAGCCGCCAATGCGCGTTATGCCGAGTATCAGACCAAGACGACCCGCGACATCCCCGTGGTGATTTGCGAAGAGCGCTAG
- a CDS encoding helix-turn-helix transcriptional regulator, with the protein MVKPTKVTNNIRALREAEGLTQAELARRIGVTRQTLIAIEQGKYSPTLELAFQISRVFVAGLDEVFQYPEAE; encoded by the coding sequence ATGGTCAAGCCCACCAAGGTCACCAACAACATCCGCGCTCTTCGAGAAGCCGAAGGGCTGACACAGGCAGAACTTGCCCGTCGTATCGGGGTCACTCGTCAGACGCTCATCGCGATCGAGCAGGGCAAATACTCACCAACGCTCGAACTCGCGTTTCAAATCTCCCGCGTCTTTGTCGCAGGGCTCGACGAGGTCTTTCAGTACCCGGAAGCCGAATAG
- a CDS encoding DUF4386 domain-containing protein codes for MHSLTRTARLTGAAYLGLAVTGLLGFLVIRPQLQNADDPTATVTNILENSALAHLSVGIELLVVITQALAALGFYALFRGERPVAAYAVASFGIANAAAILASAAMISTAVSVAATPALAPAGDSAGTVALLYTLSDALWAAGGVFFGLWLIPMGWFMISTKRMPRILGIILIAGGIGYVLSTVLAATIASFPAAIADGLVLPATVGELWTVGYLLVRGIRRHGAVTRKN; via the coding sequence ATGCACTCGCTCACTCGCACCGCTCGGCTCACTGGCGCCGCCTACCTCGGCCTCGCCGTGACTGGTTTACTCGGATTCCTCGTCATCCGGCCGCAGCTACAGAACGCGGATGATCCAACCGCAACTGTCACGAACATCCTCGAGAACAGCGCGCTCGCCCACCTCAGCGTTGGCATCGAACTGCTCGTCGTCATCACGCAAGCCCTCGCGGCACTCGGCTTCTACGCGCTCTTTCGGGGCGAACGCCCAGTCGCCGCCTACGCCGTCGCGTCGTTCGGAATCGCTAATGCGGCAGCGATCTTGGCAAGCGCAGCCATGATTTCCACCGCCGTCAGCGTGGCAGCTACTCCGGCACTTGCTCCGGCTGGGGACTCCGCCGGAACAGTCGCGCTGCTGTACACACTCTCGGACGCGCTCTGGGCCGCCGGCGGAGTCTTCTTCGGCCTCTGGCTGATTCCGATGGGCTGGTTCATGATCTCCACGAAACGGATGCCGCGCATCCTCGGCATCATCCTCATTGCTGGCGGAATCGGCTACGTGCTCAGCACCGTGCTTGCCGCCACAATCGCATCGTTCCCCGCAGCCATCGCCGATGGGCTCGTGTTGCCAGCGACCGTCGGTGAACTGTGGACAGTCGGCTACCTACTCGTTCGAGGCATCCGCCGGCACGGAGCAGTCACTAGGAAGAATTAG
- a CDS encoding serine/threonine-protein kinase, translated as MAEVEYSEDALIVAFSAENAHFLGRGSFGETWCVEGAPGLPQQVAVKVLIERSFDPRRLAREVEGLQRFDSPGIVKLVELRNIDIDGGSRTALVCEHIDGGDVATKLTESGTLPSRGHVRKFAIGLLAAIAELHAADTWHRDIKPANTLLRDGRWRAPVLIDFGLSRAATDATLTAYPQQVGTLLFMSPEALRGEAARKQADLWSCGVMLYMLIAGKHPFISNQDGLLPDDVVDLVAGTPLPLPKNVPNDLGEVVLRLLAQAPHARGSAARALNTLRKA; from the coding sequence ATGGCTGAGGTTGAATACTCTGAAGATGCACTTATCGTCGCGTTCTCAGCGGAGAACGCACACTTTCTCGGCCGCGGGAGCTTCGGCGAAACATGGTGCGTCGAAGGTGCCCCCGGTTTGCCCCAGCAAGTTGCGGTCAAGGTGTTGATTGAGCGTTCGTTCGATCCGAGGCGACTCGCTCGCGAAGTCGAGGGGCTCCAGCGTTTTGACTCACCAGGCATTGTAAAGCTCGTAGAGTTGCGCAACATTGACATCGATGGGGGAAGTCGAACTGCCCTTGTGTGTGAACACATTGATGGCGGCGATGTGGCTACGAAGCTAACCGAATCGGGAACTCTTCCGTCCCGTGGCCACGTCCGAAAGTTTGCGATTGGCCTACTTGCAGCAATAGCCGAATTGCACGCGGCAGACACGTGGCATCGGGATATCAAGCCAGCAAACACGCTTCTGCGCGACGGTCGTTGGCGAGCTCCTGTTCTCATTGACTTCGGGTTGTCGCGAGCGGCGACAGACGCAACTCTGACTGCATATCCGCAGCAGGTTGGGACATTGTTGTTCATGTCGCCAGAAGCCCTTCGCGGAGAAGCTGCGCGAAAACAAGCCGACTTGTGGTCATGTGGCGTAATGCTCTACATGCTTATTGCCGGTAAGCATCCTTTTATCTCGAATCAGGACGGACTGCTTCCAGACGATGTAGTGGATCTCGTGGCCGGGACTCCGCTCCCGCTTCCCAAGAACGTACCTAACGATCTAGGAGAGGTCGTCCTGCGACTGCTCGCGCAAGCGCCACACGCACGTGGAAGTGCAGCACGTGCTTTGAACACCCTTCGAAAGGCCTGA
- the ddaH gene encoding dimethylargininase, whose translation MTITDTASTTPARQATAKTVLMCRPDFFTVTYSINPWMNPNDPTDTSLAVKQWQTLYDTYIDLGFTVELIDPIDGLPDMVYAANGGFVIDGKAYGALFTYDERKAEGPAYMDWFGANGLEVASPENVNEGEGDFLLVGDNILAGMGFRTSVESHRELAEISGRNVVSLNLINPSFYHVDTAIAKLDETNIAYLESAFDEPSLEKLRALYPDAILATEEDAAVLGLNSYSDGYNVVIASRAKDFERQLAERGYNPIGVDLSELLLGGGGVKCCTLELRR comes from the coding sequence ATGACGATCACTGACACCGCATCGACCACGCCTGCACGCCAGGCCACCGCGAAGACTGTGCTGATGTGCCGTCCTGACTTCTTTACGGTTACGTACAGCATCAACCCGTGGATGAACCCTAACGATCCCACAGACACCAGCCTTGCTGTCAAGCAGTGGCAAACGCTCTACGACACGTACATCGACCTCGGTTTCACCGTCGAGCTCATTGACCCCATCGACGGCCTGCCAGATATGGTTTACGCCGCAAACGGTGGCTTCGTCATCGACGGCAAAGCTTACGGCGCCCTCTTCACCTACGACGAGCGCAAAGCAGAAGGCCCCGCCTACATGGACTGGTTCGGCGCAAACGGCCTCGAAGTTGCTTCCCCCGAGAACGTTAATGAGGGTGAGGGCGACTTCCTCCTTGTCGGCGACAACATCCTTGCCGGCATGGGTTTCCGCACTTCGGTTGAAAGCCACCGAGAGCTTGCTGAAATTTCCGGCCGCAACGTTGTCTCCCTCAACCTCATTAACCCGAGTTTCTACCACGTCGATACGGCCATCGCGAAGCTCGATGAGACCAACATCGCCTACTTGGAGAGCGCGTTCGACGAGCCCTCTCTCGAAAAACTCCGTGCGCTGTATCCCGACGCCATCCTCGCAACTGAAGAGGATGCGGCAGTGCTCGGACTCAACTCCTACAGCGACGGCTACAACGTGGTCATCGCTTCCCGCGCTAAAGACTTCGAGCGTCAGCTCGCAGAGCGCGGCTACAACCCCATCGGCGTCGACCTCTCCGAGCTGCTGCTCGGTGGCGGCGGTGTGAAGTGCTGCACCCTGGAGCTTCGCCGCTAA
- a CDS encoding Lrp/AsnC family transcriptional regulator, which translates to MDKLDAGIIDMLRLNARAGYGDIGDAVGLSASAIKRRVDRLVATGTIRGFTVQVDPAVDGLGTEAYVELFCRGNVAPHELKRILSAIPEVVDAGTVSGSADAVVHMRSRDIHSLEIALERLRTATNIDNTRSSIVLSRLIHRRYE; encoded by the coding sequence ATGGACAAGCTGGACGCAGGAATCATCGACATGCTCCGCCTCAACGCCCGTGCAGGCTACGGTGACATCGGAGACGCAGTCGGCCTCTCCGCCTCCGCAATTAAACGTCGCGTCGATCGTCTTGTTGCCACCGGCACCATCCGCGGGTTCACCGTGCAGGTCGATCCTGCCGTCGACGGCCTGGGCACCGAAGCCTACGTAGAACTATTCTGCCGCGGCAATGTTGCCCCCCACGAGCTCAAGCGCATCCTGAGCGCCATTCCCGAAGTGGTGGACGCGGGCACCGTCAGCGGGTCGGCCGATGCCGTCGTCCATATGCGCTCACGCGACATCCACTCCCTCGAGATCGCCCTCGAACGACTGCGTACCGCCACCAACATCGACAACACTCGCAGTTCGATCGTGCTGTCGAGGCTCATTCACCGTCGTTACGAGTAG
- a CDS encoding ABC transporter ATP-binding protein: MTVSAKNPSQASLATEQSAAASSASEPEGSVVIEGVTKKFGGAIAVDNISLHVRPGEFLSLLGPSGCGKTTTLRMLAGFEEPTSGSIHISGQDVVGIPPHKRNVNTVFQAYALFPHMSVAENVAYGLRQKGTPKSEVRERVTASLDLVQMRSFADRKPTQLSGGQQQRIALARALINRPAVLLLDEPLGALDRQLREEMQIELKLLQSRLGITFIFVTHDQGEALSMSDRIAIMRSGRIEQLDDADSIYDSPASAYVAGFIGQQNFIPGTMTSSPTMMDTPFGVINSVAPHDDVAAGMAAQAAVRPESVVVAAATASTGSAPTAQNQIPGTVIGVSHQGETLQFLVDIGHEQTLLSRVPRPNAPRLAVGDSVLCTWDASSVRLFPSEQASQALADIARAVSHPAPPTSSISL; the protein is encoded by the coding sequence GTGACAGTTTCAGCCAAGAACCCAAGCCAAGCAAGCCTTGCAACGGAGCAATCCGCGGCAGCATCCAGCGCGAGCGAGCCCGAGGGCAGCGTCGTCATCGAGGGTGTGACCAAAAAGTTTGGCGGCGCCATTGCCGTCGACAACATCAGCTTGCATGTGCGCCCCGGAGAGTTCCTCTCCCTCCTCGGTCCCTCCGGTTGCGGAAAGACCACGACACTGCGCATGCTTGCCGGCTTCGAAGAGCCGACGTCGGGCAGCATCCACATCTCAGGCCAGGATGTTGTGGGAATTCCGCCCCACAAGCGCAACGTCAATACCGTCTTCCAGGCCTATGCGCTCTTTCCGCACATGAGTGTGGCCGAGAACGTGGCCTACGGACTGCGTCAAAAGGGCACCCCCAAGTCGGAGGTGCGCGAACGAGTCACCGCGTCACTTGACCTCGTGCAGATGCGTTCCTTCGCCGACCGCAAGCCCACCCAGCTCTCCGGCGGCCAGCAGCAGCGCATCGCACTCGCCCGCGCACTCATTAACCGTCCTGCGGTTCTCCTCCTTGATGAGCCACTCGGCGCACTTGACCGTCAACTGCGCGAAGAAATGCAGATCGAGCTGAAGCTGCTTCAATCGCGCCTCGGCATCACCTTCATCTTCGTGACGCACGATCAGGGCGAGGCGCTCTCGATGAGTGACCGCATCGCGATCATGCGTAGCGGCCGCATCGAGCAGCTGGATGACGCTGATTCGATTTACGATTCTCCGGCGAGCGCCTATGTTGCCGGCTTCATCGGCCAGCAGAACTTCATCCCCGGCACAATGACGAGCAGCCCGACCATGATGGACACACCATTCGGTGTAATCAATTCGGTAGCCCCTCACGATGATGTGGCTGCCGGCATGGCGGCGCAGGCAGCGGTGCGACCGGAGTCCGTCGTTGTCGCCGCGGCTACGGCATCCACCGGCTCAGCCCCGACGGCGCAAAACCAGATTCCGGGCACCGTGATCGGGGTTTCACATCAGGGTGAGACGTTGCAGTTCTTGGTCGATATCGGTCACGAGCAAACGTTGCTTTCACGGGTTCCTCGCCCGAATGCCCCTCGATTGGCTGTTGGTGACTCCGTGCTGTGCACGTGGGATGCCTCATCCGTTCGACTTTTCCCGAGCGAGCAGGCAAGTCAGGCTTTGGCCGATATTGCTCGCGCGGTTTCCCATCCAGCCCCGCCCACCAGTTCGATCTCGCTTTAA
- a CDS encoding spermidine/putrescine ABC transporter substrate-binding protein, whose product MSHENPVRILASTSATKIIKAELNRRRFLALSGTAAGVAFLAACSPQSGSGSSPQASGGALESNLSVYSWGDYDDPDLVNEFTAELGPAVTFDSFNSNEELISKLVAARGTSGYDIVVPTGPFIPQMIENELLIPLNRDLIPNIEFTDPAYLGRDWDPNNEYSICKAWGTTGFVYDKTKITRELTSWEDFIDAAQNEASGKVSVLDDPAPLLGIYYWSHGVDWNTTDEADLAAAEEFLTTQLAPHLSAFDSYPGGAAIPQAQQMLMQCWNGDARLGIMESSEPERWQWVLGSPDTELWMDNWAIAAGATNPEAAHAFINYVLTPEAALRQLDYTGYQTGTSGIEDAARGEGLEMLDLIFFDDETVKTMHTQTLSEAQQRIVEIWDKTKVAAGA is encoded by the coding sequence ATGTCACACGAAAACCCCGTACGGATTCTTGCCTCAACGTCAGCTACCAAGATCATCAAGGCCGAACTGAACCGTCGCCGCTTTCTTGCCCTTTCGGGAACCGCAGCCGGTGTTGCTTTTCTCGCGGCCTGCAGCCCGCAGTCTGGCAGCGGATCATCGCCGCAGGCTAGCGGCGGCGCGCTTGAGAGCAACCTCTCGGTCTATAGCTGGGGCGACTATGACGACCCCGATCTGGTAAATGAGTTCACTGCAGAGCTGGGCCCGGCAGTGACTTTCGACTCCTTCAACTCGAACGAAGAACTCATCTCCAAGCTGGTCGCTGCTCGCGGCACCAGCGGCTACGACATCGTCGTTCCGACGGGTCCGTTCATCCCCCAGATGATCGAAAACGAGCTGCTCATCCCGCTCAACCGCGATCTCATCCCGAACATCGAGTTCACCGACCCGGCTTACCTTGGCCGTGACTGGGACCCGAACAACGAGTACTCCATCTGCAAGGCCTGGGGAACTACTGGTTTCGTCTACGACAAGACCAAGATCACTCGCGAGCTCACCTCGTGGGAAGACTTCATCGATGCCGCCCAGAACGAAGCCAGCGGCAAGGTTTCCGTTCTCGACGACCCAGCACCGCTGCTCGGTATCTACTACTGGTCACACGGCGTCGACTGGAACACGACGGATGAGGCAGATCTTGCCGCCGCCGAAGAGTTCTTGACCACCCAGCTTGCCCCGCACCTCTCGGCATTCGATTCCTACCCCGGTGGCGCCGCTATCCCGCAAGCCCAGCAGATGCTCATGCAGTGCTGGAACGGCGACGCCCGCCTCGGCATTATGGAAAGCAGCGAGCCTGAGCGCTGGCAGTGGGTTCTCGGTTCGCCAGACACTGAGCTCTGGATGGACAACTGGGCTATCGCAGCCGGGGCAACGAACCCTGAAGCGGCTCACGCCTTTATCAACTACGTGCTCACCCCCGAAGCTGCTCTTCGCCAGCTCGACTACACCGGCTACCAGACCGGAACGTCAGGCATTGAAGATGCTGCGCGCGGTGAGGGCCTCGAGATGCTCGACCTCATTTTCTTCGATGACGAGACTGTCAAGACGATGCACACCCAGACCCTCAGCGAAGCACAGCAGCGCATCGTGGAGATTTGGGACAAGACCAAGGTTGCTGCTGGCGCCTAG
- a CDS encoding ABC transporter permease codes for MTTHVDDRTASAPHAPPKRRRRLKLPSFALAIPAWAWLFAFFVAPVALVVWFSFGYKPGIFGTHANDVLSLDRYAEALSPTFFATFQNTLWVGVVGTLICLAISVPFAYWLAFKAPVSRRGILLAMVMIPFWTNFLVRTIGWQIILAPSGILSEALQSIGALDEPLEILFTRTAVLIGVVYNYLPLMILPMFVAFDRVSLPMREASKDLGAGRWSTLFNVTLPLAKPGIVVGILLVYIPLMGDYITATVLGGAKGNMAGQMVANQFQTAQNWALGSAMAVVLVLTILTTVAIAALVSWLATWPRRANQRLVLGDKS; via the coding sequence ATGACAACTCACGTTGACGACCGAACGGCCTCCGCGCCGCACGCTCCGCCCAAACGCCGTCGCCGGCTGAAGCTGCCCAGCTTCGCGCTCGCTATTCCGGCGTGGGCGTGGCTGTTTGCGTTCTTCGTGGCACCCGTTGCTCTCGTAGTGTGGTTCAGCTTTGGGTACAAGCCGGGCATTTTCGGAACGCACGCCAACGATGTGTTGTCGTTGGACCGTTACGCGGAAGCTCTCTCTCCGACGTTCTTTGCGACGTTCCAAAACACGCTCTGGGTGGGGGTGGTCGGAACACTCATCTGTCTGGCCATCTCCGTTCCCTTTGCGTACTGGCTCGCGTTCAAAGCGCCGGTATCGCGCCGTGGCATTCTTCTGGCAATGGTCATGATCCCGTTCTGGACGAACTTCCTCGTTCGCACGATCGGCTGGCAGATCATCCTGGCGCCGAGCGGCATCCTTTCGGAGGCGCTTCAGTCAATCGGTGCTCTCGACGAACCGCTGGAGATTCTGTTCACCCGCACGGCAGTGCTGATCGGTGTGGTGTACAACTACCTCCCCCTCATGATCCTGCCCATGTTTGTGGCATTCGACCGCGTGTCTCTCCCCATGCGAGAAGCCAGCAAAGACCTCGGCGCCGGCCGCTGGTCGACTCTCTTCAACGTGACATTGCCGCTGGCAAAGCCCGGCATCGTCGTCGGTATATTGCTCGTTTACATCCCGCTCATGGGTGACTACATCACCGCAACCGTGCTCGGCGGAGCCAAGGGAAACATGGCGGGCCAGATGGTCGCTAACCAGTTCCAGACCGCTCAAAACTGGGCTCTCGGTTCAGCAATGGCTGTTGTTCTCGTGCTGACAATCCTCACTACCGTGGCAATTGCCGCCCTCGTCTCGTGGCTCGCAACGTGGCCAAGACGCGCCAACCAGCGACTCGTGTTGGGAGACAAGTCATGA
- a CDS encoding ABC transporter permease yields the protein MTRLTLADISLKVWAVIVFIFLFLPIAIIIVYSFNEGRLLVSWNEFGFGSFAAIVTKPAITDAVLVSIQTGFIAALIATALGTMAGVALARRAGKWAPWFLILLILVTVTPEIVDAVSLLPWMVFLGQDLGLSIFDDGIVRLVVGHSLFSTAVVAYIVRSRLVGIDESLEEAAADLYAPPFKRFTQITLPLVMPAVLAGGLLAFTLSLDNTIVSAFVQVSGATPWPVYVLSAVRTGLRPEIAAVSTIMLLLTLVALGLVAYVLRRAGDSATDIAKTVGGG from the coding sequence ATGACCCGTCTAACCCTCGCCGATATCTCACTCAAAGTGTGGGCTGTCATCGTCTTCATCTTCCTGTTCTTGCCGATCGCGATCATCATCGTCTACTCGTTCAACGAGGGGCGACTTCTCGTCTCCTGGAACGAGTTCGGTTTCGGCTCATTTGCCGCGATCGTTACTAAGCCGGCAATTACGGATGCTGTCTTAGTGTCGATTCAGACCGGTTTCATTGCGGCACTGATTGCGACCGCGCTGGGAACCATGGCCGGAGTCGCTCTTGCGCGCCGCGCCGGCAAGTGGGCTCCGTGGTTTCTGATTCTGCTCATTCTCGTGACGGTTACCCCAGAAATCGTGGATGCTGTTTCGCTGCTGCCCTGGATGGTGTTCCTCGGGCAAGATCTTGGCCTGAGCATTTTCGATGACGGAATTGTGCGCCTCGTCGTGGGTCACTCCCTCTTCTCGACCGCCGTCGTCGCCTACATTGTCCGTTCGCGCCTCGTCGGTATAGACGAGAGCTTGGAGGAGGCCGCTGCTGACCTCTACGCTCCCCCGTTCAAGCGCTTCACGCAGATCACGCTTCCTCTCGTCATGCCTGCCGTGCTTGCGGGTGGACTGCTCGCGTTTACGCTGAGCCTCGACAACACGATTGTTTCGGCATTCGTGCAAGTCTCAGGAGCAACCCCGTGGCCGGTGTATGTGCTGAGTGCTGTTCGCACGGGCCTCCGGCCGGAAATTGCCGCGGTCTCCACGATCATGCTGCTGCTCACGCTCGTTGCTCTCGGATTGGTGGCGTATGTCTTGCGTCGGGCTGGCGATTCCGCCACTGACATCGCCAAGACTGTCGGTGGCGGCTAG
- a CDS encoding amidohydrolase yields the protein MTFADLVFAGGAVFTATGAEPRPGSVAVRGGRIVAVSSDAGAAVDTGAADIQSMIGPNTEVIDLGGKLLIPGFQDAHVHAVWGGLDLIRCDLSQDSTRDEYLTRIRDYAAANPELDWILGGGWNMSAFPGGTPTASDLDLAVADRPAFIPNRDGHGAWVNSRALELAGITAETPDPADGRIERDAAGNATGTLHEGAMSLVNALLPETSPEDYARALTIGQAYLHSLGITAWQDAILGGYGDAGDATPAYMAAAASGALTARVVGALWWDRTRGPEQIPELVLRRKNNAAGRFAATSVKIMQDGVAENFTAAMLEPYLDGCGHHTDNSGISFVDAAQLISNVTELDALGFQVHFHAIGDRAVRECLDAVEAARAINGPNDNRHHIAHLQVVHPDDIHRFAELGVTANMQSYWAALEPQMVDLTLPFLGDPRSSWQYPWADLHRAGTHLASGSDWSVSSPDPMAAIHVAVNRIAAPGHEEGTYDAFLPEQSLDLLTAMTSYTAGSAFTNHLDETGTIEVGKLADLVVLDRNPFAGPADQIGLTSTEQTFVEGERVYRAPAQP from the coding sequence ATGACGTTTGCTGACCTCGTCTTTGCCGGTGGAGCAGTTTTCACCGCGACCGGTGCCGAACCGCGCCCCGGAAGTGTCGCTGTGCGCGGCGGACGCATCGTTGCCGTGAGTAGCGATGCCGGAGCTGCCGTCGATACCGGAGCTGCCGACATCCAGTCGATGATTGGCCCCAACACCGAGGTCATCGACCTCGGTGGCAAGTTGTTGATCCCCGGATTTCAGGATGCCCATGTGCACGCTGTCTGGGGAGGTCTCGACCTCATCCGCTGTGACCTCTCGCAAGACTCGACTCGCGACGAGTACCTGACCCGCATTCGCGACTACGCGGCGGCGAACCCTGAGCTCGACTGGATTCTGGGCGGCGGCTGGAACATGTCTGCCTTCCCGGGAGGCACACCAACGGCATCCGATCTGGATCTTGCTGTTGCCGACCGCCCCGCGTTCATCCCGAACCGCGACGGCCATGGTGCCTGGGTGAACTCGCGCGCGCTCGAGCTTGCCGGCATCACCGCCGAGACGCCCGACCCCGCCGATGGCCGCATTGAGCGCGATGCCGCAGGTAACGCCACCGGCACCTTGCACGAGGGAGCAATGTCTCTCGTGAACGCGCTGCTGCCCGAGACTTCGCCCGAAGATTATGCTCGGGCCCTGACGATCGGCCAGGCGTATCTGCACTCTCTCGGCATCACCGCCTGGCAGGACGCCATCCTCGGTGGTTATGGCGATGCCGGCGACGCCACCCCCGCCTACATGGCGGCCGCAGCATCCGGAGCGCTGACCGCTCGCGTCGTTGGCGCACTCTGGTGGGATCGCACCCGCGGCCCCGAGCAGATTCCCGAACTCGTTCTGCGGCGCAAGAACAATGCCGCCGGGCGCTTTGCTGCGACGAGCGTGAAGATCATGCAAGACGGGGTTGCCGAAAACTTCACGGCGGCGATGCTCGAGCCCTATCTCGATGGTTGTGGTCATCACACCGACAACTCGGGAATCTCTTTTGTCGATGCGGCGCAGCTCATCTCCAACGTCACCGAACTCGACGCCCTCGGCTTTCAGGTGCACTTTCACGCCATCGGCGACCGTGCCGTTCGGGAATGCCTCGACGCGGTCGAAGCGGCGCGAGCGATCAACGGGCCCAACGACAACCGTCACCACATCGCTCACCTGCAGGTGGTGCATCCGGATGACATCCACCGCTTCGCTGAGTTGGGCGTAACAGCCAACATGCAGTCCTATTGGGCTGCGCTCGAGCCGCAGATGGTCGACCTGACGCTGCCTTTCTTGGGTGACCCGCGCAGCTCGTGGCAGTATCCGTGGGCCGACCTGCACCGGGCCGGAACGCATTTGGCGTCGGGCAGTGACTGGTCGGTGTCGAGCCCTGACCCGATGGCAGCTATCCACGTTGCGGTCAACCGCATTGCGGCTCCTGGCCATGAGGAGGGCACCTATGACGCGTTCTTGCCGGAGCAAAGTCTCGACCTGCTCACCGCGATGACCTCGTACACCGCGGGCAGCGCCTTCACTAATCATCTCGATGAAACGGGCACAATCGAGGTGGGCAAACTCGCCGACCTCGTCGTGCTCGATCGCAATCCCTTCGCCGGGCCTGCAGACCAGATCGGCCTTACCAGCACCGAACAGACCTTCGTCGAAGGCGAACGCGTGTATCGCGCGCCCGCCCAACCATAA